One Campylobacter sp. MIT 99-7217 genomic window, TTAAAGAAAGATTAAACTAGACCTATCCTTTAACAAGTCTTGTAAAATTGTTTTTATTAAAACTTGCTTGTGACTCTTAACAATGGTAAGTTAAAGAACACACTTTCTAAAAATGACTTAAAATTTACAAAGTGAGAATTGAAATTATACAAAATAAAGCTTAAAATTTGATAAAAATTTTAAGCTTTTGGGTATTTTAAGAAGCTAAGGAATTTTTACGCTTATAACCCATGAGGGCAAAGAAAAGTATGTAAAAATAGCAAAGCATAGGCACTATATAAGAAAGTATTAAGCTGCTATAATCAGCCACCAAGCCCTGAATAGGAGGTATCAAAGCCCCTCCAACTATAGCCATACAAATCACACCTGAAGCTTGCGAGGTAAATTTGCCTAAATTGCTAGTTGCCAAAGAAAAGATAGTTGGAAACATTATGGAATTAAAAAGTCCTATGGCTACAAGGGCGATTACAGCTATATTTCCTCCTGCAAGTATGGCTATTATGGTAAGTAAGATACTCATAATGGCATTAAAGGCTAGACATTTATTAGGGGCGATCTTTCTCATGATAGCTCCTCCAATAAAGCGTCCTACCATAGCCCCACCCCAGTAAAAGGCTATGTATTTTGCCCCTGTAATCTCATCAATATCAGCAATATCCTTAAAAGTAAGGATTAAAAAAGAGCCTATAGAAACCTCAGCTCCTACATAAAAAAAGATCCCAGCAGCACCAAGCACTAAATGAGCGTATTCAAAGACGCTTTCCTTACCATCTTTGTTTTTTTGGCTAATTTCTTCAGCTGTGGCTCTTACATCAGGAAGTTTTAAAAGATAAATCACAATACCAAGTAAAATAAGCACCCCGGCTA contains:
- a CDS encoding sugar MFS transporter, with product MKTTSSSFALATLTALFFFMGFITVLNDILIPHLKVIFELNYFEAALIQFCFFGAYFITGGLFGKLISKIGYPLGVVCGFMLTAFGCILFYPAASTASYPIFLGALFILASGVVLLQTAGNPFVTLLSPGKEASSLTLVQAFNSLGTTLGPLFGAAFILSGTAEYVSKAEEAQSVQIPYLIIAGVLILLGIVIYLLKLPDVRATAEEISQKNKDGKESVFEYAHLVLGAAGIFFYVGAEVSIGSFLILTFKDIADIDEITGAKYIAFYWGGAMVGRFIGGAIMRKIAPNKCLAFNAIMSILLTIIAILAGGNIAVIALVAIGLFNSIMFPTIFSLATSNLGKFTSQASGVICMAIVGGALIPPIQGLVADYSSLILSYIVPMLCYFYILFFALMGYKRKNSLAS